A stretch of Lathyrus oleraceus cultivar Zhongwan6 chromosome 6, CAAS_Psat_ZW6_1.0, whole genome shotgun sequence DNA encodes these proteins:
- the LOC127092575 gene encoding RHOMBOID-like protein 1: protein MLSELLTNWKMHTHKFDEMLILVVIIVLDLALGTFPFGSNFSNIGGFTSGFLLGFVILTRRQHHWLNLNKSNTSQKQESYQYALRIISFVLLSVGLVGGGVLFFKGVDLNDYCSWCHYITCAPPSCKPGYISCEDYQIGNKLNVTCLNNGRSGIFSLSNRNPDEQAEELCYRLCGK, encoded by the exons ATGCTATCAGAGCTTTTAACAAATTGGAAAATGCATACTCATAAG TTTGATGAGATGTTGATTCTTGTTGTGATCATTGTTTTGGACTTAGCTCTTGGAACTTTTCCATTCGGAAGTAATTTTAGTAACATTGGAGGGTTTACATCAGGATTTCTTCTTGGATTTGTCATTTTGACTCGCCGTCAGCATCATTGGCTTAATCTAAACAAGTCTAATACTTCCCAGAAGCAAGAATCTTATCAATATGCGCTTCGGATTATCTCTTTTGTGCTACTTAGTGTTGG ATTGGTCGGCGGCGGCGTCTTGTTCTTTAAAGGGGTGGACTTGAATGATTACTGCTCTTGGTGCCATTATATAACCTGTGCCCCTCCGAGCTGTAAACCAGGCTACATTTCTTGTGAG GATTACCAGATCGGAAACAAACTTAACGTGACATGTTTGAACAATGGAAGAAGTGGCATTTTTTCTCTGTCAAACCGTAACCCTGACGAGCAGGCTGAAGAACTATGTTATCGCCTTTGCGGTAAATAA